In Solanum pennellii chromosome 7, SPENNV200, the following are encoded in one genomic region:
- the LOC107025437 gene encoding uncharacterized protein LOC107025437, whose amino-acid sequence MDPRHSHTQLLNSWRGAKFIWRTVLIFNLGLGAYLFTRPAKKEKKAMTRQPITPAEITTPTPPAPQNFEPFFFPIPEPVKVPEPLSVKQQRSVFGWMLKEKEDGLTSKPRGEDYQ is encoded by the exons ATGGATCCTCGTCATTCACACACACAGTTACTGAATAGCTGGCGTGGTGCCAAATTTATTTGGCGTACTGTTCTCATCTTCAATCTTGGCCTCGGTG CTTACCTCTTTACAAGACCTgctaagaaggaaaaaaaagctATGACTAGACAACCCATTACTCCAGCTGAGATTACCACTCCCACCCCACCCGCTCCTCAAAATTTTGAACCTTTCTTTTTCCCTATTCCAGAACCTGTGAAGGTGCCAGAGCCCCTTTCTGTAAAGCAGCAACGCAGTGTTTTTGGATGGATGCTAAAAGAGAAAGAGGATGGTCTAACCTCAAAACCGAGAGGAGAAGATTATCAATGA
- the LOC107025938 gene encoding uncharacterized protein LOC107025938 isoform X2, whose protein sequence is MPGTIQISVFDFKNISSSSICLWVSMGKRAYQTWDKGDFSFPLTTFRDNLVVRLEDVEGNELSRKEVETLSIVEKGCWDDVFQFEGGHYVHMKLQFILSEDERNLIRYVRESALKKKQDKVPATNVKYKGTAVPMRDTFALSLPITREFSDRSEVNSSLPVKEGVEIRCSEPDRPSAEKLQTQLIHNDSAAVKPVYDQDVQSILMINVTGKKQFMSQQKILSDPSNKPDDRSGRPMLKTDVAVKKQSISQKRNVDSEDQDTQSMLKMDVAAKKESVSRKNVVASSNEPEDQGVLEKTPSSVRKMISAFETGLTQKKGRRSLTRTRASKSQPNLVGIGGSLKDLDSDNISRPNKISALRLERPLNTVDLPEPQINIGKRVQNSSPAQDFVGTEQTVFHEQFKQSNVHIVRFNEAGSSQKETFVSAKKESNTVAASPVDLIRLSNLETAISSQTTSVAHPDMLKASNLAADRDFFDGPAVAEKRNREIRSETSPEVHFEKASNVKPKLIACRKDELFDSENSGAWIFPDNKRRLCMTSAGKNIVHLSEDCHIGVDDHQRNKRPSMQETTGKRSFFRRSESTTKNGREKPQKPRTQSESFGENGSSGPVRQVMNIALVVGFGILVLLTRQRETRKSKVVYFNSPDFMDQLASSEEQWSVLKR, encoded by the exons ATGCCAGGAACAATCCAAATTTCAG TGTTTGATTTCAAGAATATTTCATCATCTTCAATTTGCTTATGGG TTTCCATGGGGAAGCGAGCGTATCAAACGTGGGACAAGGGAGATTTCTCCTT TCCGTTAACCACATTTCGTGATAATTTGGTTGTTAGACTTGAGGATGTTGAAGGAAATGAGTTATCGCGTAaag AAGTTGAGACCTTATCAATTGTTGAGAAGGGTTGTTGGGATGATGTTTTCCAATTTGAAGGAGGTCATTATGTCCATATGAAGTTGCAATTCATTCTAAGTGAAGATGAGCGCAACCTAATCCGTTATGTG AGAGAATCTGCTTTGAAGAAGAAACAAGATAAAGTTCCTGCGACAAATGTTAAATACAAAGGAACTGCAGTCCCTATGCGAGATACATTTGCATTGTCTCTGCCCATCACAAGGGAGTTTTCAG ATAGAAGTGAAGTAAACTCATCTTTACCTGTGAAAGAAGGGGTTGAAATACGATGTTCTGAACCTGACCGTCCGTCAGCTGAGAAGCTTCAAACTCAGCTAATACATAATGATTCTGCTGCTGTAAAACCTGTTTATGATCAAGATGTACAGTCCATCTTGATGATAAATGTAACTGGAAAGAAACAGTTTATGTCCCAACAGAAGATTTTATCTGATCCATCTAATAAACCTGATGATCGAAGTGGACGACCTATGCTGAAGACGGATGTTGCTGTAAAGAAACAGTCCATATCTCAAAAGAGGAATGTTGATTCTGAGGATCAAGACACTCAGTCAATGTTGAAGATGGATGTTGCTGCCAAGAAAGAGTCTGTTTCCCGAAAGAATGTTGTTGCTTCGTCTAATGAACCTGAGGATCAAGGTGTACTGGAGAAAACTCCTAGTAGTGTCAGGAAAATGATAAGTGCCTTTGAAACTGGTCTTACTCAG AAAAAGGGGAGAAGATCTCTTACAAGAACTCGAGCATCAAAATCCCAACCAAATTTAGTTGGAATTGGAGGCTCCCTAAAAGATTTGGATTCAGACAACATTTCAAGGCCTAATAAGATTAGTGCACTAAGACTAGAAAGACCTCTTAATACTGTTGACTTGCCAGAGCCTCAAATAAATATTGGCAAAAGAGTACAAAATAGTTCTCCAGCGCAAGATTTTGTTGGTACGGAACAAACCGTGTTCCATGAACAGTTCAAGCAGTCTAATGTGCATATTGTCCGATTTAACGAAGCAGGCTCCAGTCAGAAGGAGACCTTTGTATCTGCTAAAAAGGAGTCAAATACTGTTGCTGCTTCACCTGTAGATTTGATAAGATTATCCAACCTGGAAACAGCCATTAGTTCCCAAACAACCAGTGTGGCTCATCCAGATATGCTGAAAGCTAGTAATTTGGCTGCTGATCGAGATTTTTTTGATGGTCCTGCAGTTGCAGAGAAACGAAACAGAGAAATTAGATCAGAGACTTCACCAGAAGTACATTTTGAAAAGGCTTCAAATGTGAAACCAAAACTAATAGCATGTCGCAAAGATGAACTTTTTGACTCTGAAAATTCTGGTGCATGGATATTTCCGGATAACAAAAGGCGTCTATGTATGACAAGTGCAGGCAAAAACATAGTGCATTTATCAGAAGATTGCCATATTGGAGTAGATGATCATCAAAGAAATAAGAGACCTTCTATGCAGGAAACTACAGGAAAG CGTAGTTTTTTCCGTAGAAGTGAATCCACGACAAAGAATGGAAGAGAGAAGCCACAAAAGCCAAGAACTCAGTCTGAGAGCTTTGGAGAAAATGGCTCTTCTGGACCTGTAAGACAG GTGATGAACATTGCATTAGTTGTAGGGTTTGGTATATTAGTTCTCCTCACTAGACAAAGAGAAACCAG aaaatcgaAGGTTGTTTACTTCAACAGTCCAGATTTCATGGATCAGTTGGCTTCTTCAGAAGAACAATGGAGTGTATTAAAACGGTAA
- the LOC107025938 gene encoding uncharacterized protein LOC107025938 isoform X1 → MPGTIQISVFDFKNISSSSICLWVSMGKRAYQTWDKGDFSFPLTTFRDNLVVRLEDVEGNELSRKEVETLSIVEKGCWDDVFQFEGGHYVHMKLQFILSEDERNLIRYVRESALKKKQDKVPATNVKYKGTAVPMRDTFALSLPITREFSDRSEVNSSLPVKEGVEIRCSEPDRPSAEKLQTQLIHNDSAAVKPVYDQDVQSILMINVTGKKQFMSQQKILSDPSNKPDDRSGRPMLKTDVAVKKQSISQKRNVDSEDQDTQSMLKMDVAAKKESVSRKNVVASSNEPEDQGVLEKTPSSVRKMISAFETGLTQKKGRRSLTRTRASKSQPNLVGIGGSLKDLDSDNISRPNKISALRLERPLNTVDLPEPQINIGKRVQNSSPAQDFVGTEQTVFHEQFKQSNVHIVRFNEAGSSQKETFVSAKKESNTVAASPVDLIRLSNLETAISSQTTSVAHPDMLKASNLAADRDFFDGPAVAEKRNREIRSETSPEVHFEKASNVKPKLIACRKDELFDSENSGAWIFPDNKRRLCMTSAGKNIVHLSEDCHIGVDDHQRNKRPSMQETTGKRSFFRRSESTTKNGREKPQKPRTQSESFGENGSSGPVRQVMNIALVVGFGILVLLTRQRETRKNDRKSKVVYFNSPDFMDQLASSEEQWSVLKR, encoded by the exons ATGCCAGGAACAATCCAAATTTCAG TGTTTGATTTCAAGAATATTTCATCATCTTCAATTTGCTTATGGG TTTCCATGGGGAAGCGAGCGTATCAAACGTGGGACAAGGGAGATTTCTCCTT TCCGTTAACCACATTTCGTGATAATTTGGTTGTTAGACTTGAGGATGTTGAAGGAAATGAGTTATCGCGTAaag AAGTTGAGACCTTATCAATTGTTGAGAAGGGTTGTTGGGATGATGTTTTCCAATTTGAAGGAGGTCATTATGTCCATATGAAGTTGCAATTCATTCTAAGTGAAGATGAGCGCAACCTAATCCGTTATGTG AGAGAATCTGCTTTGAAGAAGAAACAAGATAAAGTTCCTGCGACAAATGTTAAATACAAAGGAACTGCAGTCCCTATGCGAGATACATTTGCATTGTCTCTGCCCATCACAAGGGAGTTTTCAG ATAGAAGTGAAGTAAACTCATCTTTACCTGTGAAAGAAGGGGTTGAAATACGATGTTCTGAACCTGACCGTCCGTCAGCTGAGAAGCTTCAAACTCAGCTAATACATAATGATTCTGCTGCTGTAAAACCTGTTTATGATCAAGATGTACAGTCCATCTTGATGATAAATGTAACTGGAAAGAAACAGTTTATGTCCCAACAGAAGATTTTATCTGATCCATCTAATAAACCTGATGATCGAAGTGGACGACCTATGCTGAAGACGGATGTTGCTGTAAAGAAACAGTCCATATCTCAAAAGAGGAATGTTGATTCTGAGGATCAAGACACTCAGTCAATGTTGAAGATGGATGTTGCTGCCAAGAAAGAGTCTGTTTCCCGAAAGAATGTTGTTGCTTCGTCTAATGAACCTGAGGATCAAGGTGTACTGGAGAAAACTCCTAGTAGTGTCAGGAAAATGATAAGTGCCTTTGAAACTGGTCTTACTCAG AAAAAGGGGAGAAGATCTCTTACAAGAACTCGAGCATCAAAATCCCAACCAAATTTAGTTGGAATTGGAGGCTCCCTAAAAGATTTGGATTCAGACAACATTTCAAGGCCTAATAAGATTAGTGCACTAAGACTAGAAAGACCTCTTAATACTGTTGACTTGCCAGAGCCTCAAATAAATATTGGCAAAAGAGTACAAAATAGTTCTCCAGCGCAAGATTTTGTTGGTACGGAACAAACCGTGTTCCATGAACAGTTCAAGCAGTCTAATGTGCATATTGTCCGATTTAACGAAGCAGGCTCCAGTCAGAAGGAGACCTTTGTATCTGCTAAAAAGGAGTCAAATACTGTTGCTGCTTCACCTGTAGATTTGATAAGATTATCCAACCTGGAAACAGCCATTAGTTCCCAAACAACCAGTGTGGCTCATCCAGATATGCTGAAAGCTAGTAATTTGGCTGCTGATCGAGATTTTTTTGATGGTCCTGCAGTTGCAGAGAAACGAAACAGAGAAATTAGATCAGAGACTTCACCAGAAGTACATTTTGAAAAGGCTTCAAATGTGAAACCAAAACTAATAGCATGTCGCAAAGATGAACTTTTTGACTCTGAAAATTCTGGTGCATGGATATTTCCGGATAACAAAAGGCGTCTATGTATGACAAGTGCAGGCAAAAACATAGTGCATTTATCAGAAGATTGCCATATTGGAGTAGATGATCATCAAAGAAATAAGAGACCTTCTATGCAGGAAACTACAGGAAAG CGTAGTTTTTTCCGTAGAAGTGAATCCACGACAAAGAATGGAAGAGAGAAGCCACAAAAGCCAAGAACTCAGTCTGAGAGCTTTGGAGAAAATGGCTCTTCTGGACCTGTAAGACAG GTGATGAACATTGCATTAGTTGTAGGGTTTGGTATATTAGTTCTCCTCACTAGACAAAGAGAAACCAG gaaaaatgacagaaaatcgaAGGTTGTTTACTTCAACAGTCCAGATTTCATGGATCAGTTGGCTTCTTCAGAAGAACAATGGAGTGTATTAAAACGGTAA
- the LOC107025938 gene encoding uncharacterized protein LOC107025938 isoform X3 — protein MGPLTTFRDNLVVRLEDVEGNELSRKEVETLSIVEKGCWDDVFQFEGGHYVHMKLQFILSEDERNLIRYVRESALKKKQDKVPATNVKYKGTAVPMRDTFALSLPITREFSDRSEVNSSLPVKEGVEIRCSEPDRPSAEKLQTQLIHNDSAAVKPVYDQDVQSILMINVTGKKQFMSQQKILSDPSNKPDDRSGRPMLKTDVAVKKQSISQKRNVDSEDQDTQSMLKMDVAAKKESVSRKNVVASSNEPEDQGVLEKTPSSVRKMISAFETGLTQKKGRRSLTRTRASKSQPNLVGIGGSLKDLDSDNISRPNKISALRLERPLNTVDLPEPQINIGKRVQNSSPAQDFVGTEQTVFHEQFKQSNVHIVRFNEAGSSQKETFVSAKKESNTVAASPVDLIRLSNLETAISSQTTSVAHPDMLKASNLAADRDFFDGPAVAEKRNREIRSETSPEVHFEKASNVKPKLIACRKDELFDSENSGAWIFPDNKRRLCMTSAGKNIVHLSEDCHIGVDDHQRNKRPSMQETTGKRSFFRRSESTTKNGREKPQKPRTQSESFGENGSSGPVRQVMNIALVVGFGILVLLTRQRETRKNDRKSKVVYFNSPDFMDQLASSEEQWSVLKR, from the exons ATGGG TCCGTTAACCACATTTCGTGATAATTTGGTTGTTAGACTTGAGGATGTTGAAGGAAATGAGTTATCGCGTAaag AAGTTGAGACCTTATCAATTGTTGAGAAGGGTTGTTGGGATGATGTTTTCCAATTTGAAGGAGGTCATTATGTCCATATGAAGTTGCAATTCATTCTAAGTGAAGATGAGCGCAACCTAATCCGTTATGTG AGAGAATCTGCTTTGAAGAAGAAACAAGATAAAGTTCCTGCGACAAATGTTAAATACAAAGGAACTGCAGTCCCTATGCGAGATACATTTGCATTGTCTCTGCCCATCACAAGGGAGTTTTCAG ATAGAAGTGAAGTAAACTCATCTTTACCTGTGAAAGAAGGGGTTGAAATACGATGTTCTGAACCTGACCGTCCGTCAGCTGAGAAGCTTCAAACTCAGCTAATACATAATGATTCTGCTGCTGTAAAACCTGTTTATGATCAAGATGTACAGTCCATCTTGATGATAAATGTAACTGGAAAGAAACAGTTTATGTCCCAACAGAAGATTTTATCTGATCCATCTAATAAACCTGATGATCGAAGTGGACGACCTATGCTGAAGACGGATGTTGCTGTAAAGAAACAGTCCATATCTCAAAAGAGGAATGTTGATTCTGAGGATCAAGACACTCAGTCAATGTTGAAGATGGATGTTGCTGCCAAGAAAGAGTCTGTTTCCCGAAAGAATGTTGTTGCTTCGTCTAATGAACCTGAGGATCAAGGTGTACTGGAGAAAACTCCTAGTAGTGTCAGGAAAATGATAAGTGCCTTTGAAACTGGTCTTACTCAG AAAAAGGGGAGAAGATCTCTTACAAGAACTCGAGCATCAAAATCCCAACCAAATTTAGTTGGAATTGGAGGCTCCCTAAAAGATTTGGATTCAGACAACATTTCAAGGCCTAATAAGATTAGTGCACTAAGACTAGAAAGACCTCTTAATACTGTTGACTTGCCAGAGCCTCAAATAAATATTGGCAAAAGAGTACAAAATAGTTCTCCAGCGCAAGATTTTGTTGGTACGGAACAAACCGTGTTCCATGAACAGTTCAAGCAGTCTAATGTGCATATTGTCCGATTTAACGAAGCAGGCTCCAGTCAGAAGGAGACCTTTGTATCTGCTAAAAAGGAGTCAAATACTGTTGCTGCTTCACCTGTAGATTTGATAAGATTATCCAACCTGGAAACAGCCATTAGTTCCCAAACAACCAGTGTGGCTCATCCAGATATGCTGAAAGCTAGTAATTTGGCTGCTGATCGAGATTTTTTTGATGGTCCTGCAGTTGCAGAGAAACGAAACAGAGAAATTAGATCAGAGACTTCACCAGAAGTACATTTTGAAAAGGCTTCAAATGTGAAACCAAAACTAATAGCATGTCGCAAAGATGAACTTTTTGACTCTGAAAATTCTGGTGCATGGATATTTCCGGATAACAAAAGGCGTCTATGTATGACAAGTGCAGGCAAAAACATAGTGCATTTATCAGAAGATTGCCATATTGGAGTAGATGATCATCAAAGAAATAAGAGACCTTCTATGCAGGAAACTACAGGAAAG CGTAGTTTTTTCCGTAGAAGTGAATCCACGACAAAGAATGGAAGAGAGAAGCCACAAAAGCCAAGAACTCAGTCTGAGAGCTTTGGAGAAAATGGCTCTTCTGGACCTGTAAGACAG GTGATGAACATTGCATTAGTTGTAGGGTTTGGTATATTAGTTCTCCTCACTAGACAAAGAGAAACCAG gaaaaatgacagaaaatcgaAGGTTGTTTACTTCAACAGTCCAGATTTCATGGATCAGTTGGCTTCTTCAGAAGAACAATGGAGTGTATTAAAACGGTAA